The genomic region CTAACGCTCTTAAGATCATTTCCAAACTTTCAAGAGTCGGAGAAGTTAGGTCTCTTTCTAATTGCGATATAAATCCTCTTGTCAAATCTGCTCTAACTGCTAATTCTTCCTGTGTTAACCCTCTTGAAAGTCTTAATTTTTTCAACTTTTCCCCTATTTTCATAATATCACCTGTATTTTTAAAGTGTCTTTAATGTATTTTATAATAAACACATAAAAGTATTATTATAAAATATTTTCAGAACTTTATTCTTATTTTAAAGCCTTAAAAAACGCTTTTTTATGTTCTTATATGAATATTATAATAAACAATACGTTTATTATTATAATCTTTTTTTCTTTCATTGTCAACAAAAATTCTTATCAAAAACGTATTTTTAATATTAAAGTTTTTTTACACTTGCATTTTTGTTTTTAAATGAAATTAATGTTATAATTGAATTAGACGATATTAATTAAGAACTATGTCAGGAGGTAATTTTTATGGATAATATAAAAATTAAGGTAATCTACGAATCAGATAATCAAACATTTGAAAGGGAATTCTCAAAAGATCAATTTAATAATTTTAATGAATTGGTTAATTTCTTTCAAACTGAAAAAATTAATTCGGTACTAACTGGAATGAAGATAAACGGAAAAGAAATTCCGATGAAATTTTATGATGAAATTAAAAATGCTTTTTTTGAGGGCGGAGAAGAAATTGTACTAACATTTGATGACTTATATGGGTTGGTAAAAAAACTGCTTTTAGAAGGAGAACAATACATTTCAAAAATAGAAAACTCACTGAGCACTATTTCAAAGGAAGTTATGTTGAATACCAAAGAAGGGCATAAAATGATTAAAGCTTTAGCAGAAGGATTACAAGCAATGAACACTATATTATCACAGGCTTCCAAAGTATTAAATAAAACATTTATAACCGATGAAGAAATGGAAAAACAAAAAAGTATATTAGAAAAAATTACAGAATCTCAAAGCATTTCTGATAATGTGGAAATTTCTGATATAATCGATTATGAATTTACTGAACTTTTGGATATTTTCAAAAAAGCTTTTGAAAGGGCTATAAACGAAATCGATTAAGCGAGGTGGTGAGCTTTATGTATCAACCAAATAATTTTCAAAATGCTAATAATAGATATGTTGAAAGTATGGTAAAAACTGCAAGCCCAGCAAAATTAGTTGAATTGTTATATTTAAATTCAATAGAAAGATTAAATAGAGCTATGAATATGATAAAAAACAAAAAGATAGCTGATGCCCATAATCAAATTGTAAGGGTTGAAGATATAATTATGGAATTAAACTTATCTTTAGATATGGAAAAAGGTGGCGAAATTTCAAAAAATTTGAGAGCTTTATATAACTATATGTATAGGCGCTTATTAGAAGCAAATTTAAACAAAGATATTGAAATATTAGAAGAAATAAAAGTCTTATTGAATACTTTATTAGAAGCATGGAGAGAAGCTATGAAACAGGCAGGGGATGTAATTAAGCAACAAGTTAATCAACCTACAAGAAAAGGATTGGACATTTCCACATAATTTTAACTGGCTTTGTGCCAGTTTTTATTTTTTGTGATATAATTGTAATGAGGAGCAAAAGGGGGGATATTATGAAATTTAAAAAAGCAAGCGAAATTCCTAAGGTTGCTATCGTGGATTTAGTCAATCAAACTTTTAAAGACTATACTGTGCCAATTAATTGGACAATAACATCTTTTGAATATGA from Marinitoga aeolica harbors:
- the fliS gene encoding flagellar export chaperone FliS, producing MYQPNNFQNANNRYVESMVKTASPAKLVELLYLNSIERLNRAMNMIKNKKIADAHNQIVRVEDIIMELNLSLDMEKGGEISKNLRALYNYMYRRLLEANLNKDIEILEEIKVLLNTLLEAWREAMKQAGDVIKQQVNQPTRKGLDIST